In the Phaseolus vulgaris cultivar G19833 chromosome 7, P. vulgaris v2.0, whole genome shotgun sequence genome, one interval contains:
- the LOC137829285 gene encoding uncharacterized protein: MPQSTTKETPFSLVYGTNVMILIEIHESSPRFQNFVAEESDDGRKVNLDLLDEVCEQTHIKLEALKKRFELRQNTKVRPWQFQVADLVMWKAHPYQLENKLSPKWTGPFRIVEVLGNSAYRLETLEGGPIPRTWNAANLKFYFS; encoded by the coding sequence ATGCCTCAGTCCACCACCAAAGAAACaccgttcagtttggtgtatggaACAAATGTTATGATCCTTATAGAGATTCATGAGAGCTCTCCCCGGTTCCAGAATTTCGTTGCTGAAGAATCTGATGATGGGAGGAAAGTGAACTTGGACTTACTAGATGAAGTCTGCGAGCAGACGCATATTAAGTTGGAAGCGTTGAAAAAAAGATTCGAGCTGAGACAAAATACCAAAGTCAGACCTTGGCAATTCCAGGTTGCCGACTTGGTGATGTGGAAAGCTCATCCCTACCaattggagaataagttgtctccaAAATGGACAGGACCTTTCCGCATAGTTGAAGTGCTTGGGAATAGTGCATATAGGTTAGAAACCTTGGAGGGAGGACCTATTCCTCGGACATGGAACGCTGCTaatcttaagttttattttagttaa